Part of the Lolium rigidum isolate FL_2022 chromosome 6, APGP_CSIRO_Lrig_0.1, whole genome shotgun sequence genome, GCGCAAGCTTTCTTGCCCTGTTCTGATGAAGAGATGGGGCGGCTCGGAGGGCAGCTTACTTGGGAGGGTCTCTACCCTTGAaagccgatttggttagaatcggCTGGTGCTGCACCATAGTTGAGAAGCTGGTAGTGACCTAATGTGGTTGGTGCACTctcattctcgccttgactaaggctcggggggcagctagcccTGAAAACTCTTCGCTCTGAAAGCCGATGGTTTTGAAGTCGGCTGTCCCTGCATCGTAACTACGCTGAAGGGTGGAGGACTACGCAGAAGAAGATTACCAGGTCTCAAAGTCGACAGTTGAAGAGTGGGAGGATAAAATACGTAGGGCCGATGCGTTAACATCGGCTTATGAGGCATTAGTTAAGAAGAATCGGCTAATTGGTTTGAGGGAAAATCGACAAAGTTAAATTAAGAGgagtttcttcattgataaaagggatttcttacaaagaagagCTGATTACTCAAACAAAAGGGGgaacagattgctactactaATCTCATGCTAGtgaatccctactctaagggctgttccCATCTTCATCGTCGCCGGGGTAGCCGCCCTCGTCGCTACTATTgacgagttcctcgtcgctgctactgtgaccttcagtggaggcctcctcctcgtcatcatcatcgtcctcatcggaccaggcccagccacggatgcgctttggcggcggttcctcggaggaggtgtcttcctctggttccttcttcgcatcgggggagaCATCTTCGTCTTCACCGTCCTCATTTTCTTCGTCTACCTCTTTGGTGGAGGGAGTAAATTTACCCCGGAAGAGGGGGTCGTCGCTGTCGCTCTCCGCTTCTAGTTCTCCATCGATCAGGAACCGAAGATCCTCTTCCCCGTCAGTGAGGGGCATGTTACCATCCGACCAGACGAGATCTTCGGAGCGGCCTTCGGGCACGAAGTCGAAATCGAATTCTTGCTCATCCCAGTGCTCGGGAGCGCGCCGGTTGGATGCTTCCGTCTGATTGACCTCCGACTCTCCCTCGCTTGCGGGAGAAGAttgggaagacgagggagaagacatGTTGGccgaggagggcttttgggagtgctagtacgaggaagatgaaggagggaactacaggaagtggccaaataaGGGGAGGGAACGACGATTTAATGCCTCAGCAGTTCccaaggacgtggtgccagagccgtcaagtcgtgcagagaaggcgaggaggcaagacgtcgTCATGAAGAagaactgcgacggttctgccacaacATGACCCCTCGAGGAAAAAACAGATGGTTTTgatattatcattatcaaaaccaggggggcatgtgttaccacccgattctggccaaatcaggaggtgggccgtaagtgaagatggacttgaaggacgtacacgtagaacatcttcgaagcggcctcgcgctaagagtttgggcttgatttcccgtgtatctgtaacatattagatcgtgttGTAATCTAGATTAAGAAGATAGagtccggcccgtgcacggttaggtgcacgcctcaattagaaagtcccttagactataaatatgtatctagggttatcggaaaaggaggacaatcatcgttcaaccaaaacaaaccaatctcggcgcatcgccacccctttcctacgagggttcctaccggtaagcatcatgctgcctagatcgcatctcgcgatctaggcagcgtaagcttagtattgttcatgcgttgctcgtactgaagcctttttgatggcgagcaacgtagttatctttagatgtgttagggttagcattgttcttcacgtaatatgctatcgtagtgcaacccttgcatatctagctgcccttacgtctatccagacgtaagggcagcatcttgcttggtcatgcttagtagatccgatccgttacggttgctccctgcatctgcagggattagtttaatatctgcatagttaggccttatgctggggtcggaggatccggtggtgcgttagatgttgtttaccgtcctcgcgagggatgttcggggatcaacgttatgttggtttttaggcctctcgtaggggtagtttgcaccgTCTCTCGtaggctgctaggcccgatcgcacgtaggacgttccgattatgcggtgaaaaccctaaaccgtcgtggatcgttttagctttgtcccgatcaagcgggatccccatgccattgctaatccatcaaggaccatgtggcgatcggctctttgagccgatccacgaggaaacctgagagccgataaggctcgtatttaatgtgcacgtgtctaccatgcaggaacaatcgaagcactaacaccttcctgaccaggtctaggtcaggtggcacgcccaggcaaccgccaggacgcgcgCCAGAATATTTGCGGGACgaagcgaggtgccagggatccactaagcggccctaggagcctcccggctcttcgtgttacttagccaaagcccgtcggggggttttggagggtaacaaaaGCAGAGACTGCATGATCACAACTCTACTTACGCTATTAGGAGGACGATTAGGCTCATCGTCCTAGGCTAGGGGATTTGTCATTTCCCCTTAAAATTTGGTCATGCTATTTCTTCCCGCACATTTCTCCCGCTAACTCTTTCCTGCCACCATTTGTTGTGCATGGAAAAACCAGTACATGGAGGAGCGTGGAAAAGATGATGTTACACGTGCGAAAGCGGCGTTACAGTGAGAGCTTAAAAGCACCAAAGAAGCAACGACGTTGGCTTGATGAGCGGGGAAAGCAAATCGAGGAAGATAGACTCCGCTTGTATCAAGAGGAACGAGTGCGCAAGGAGCTCCGTGAGGCGAAATGCAGAAACGAGAGAAAGGGCTTACGAGGcgaagggagatgaagaacatGATGACAAGACTGGAATATGGCTATGCTGGAGTCATGACCACTAGATTTCTGTTCTAGTAGCAATGTATTTTAATTGCAGTTGTTGTATAGCAATGTATCGTAATTTTAATTTTAGTTGTAGTGTAGAGATGTACTTATTTTCAGTTCTTGTGTAATATAGCCCGCTAACCCCGCGTAAGCAATGTACAATAAACTGTAACTAGCGAGGGATTAAGGTTTCCACTTAAAACATGCGAAACCCCTTCGTCCAAAGGGCGTGCTTCACCTGACCACTACCACCATGCAACTCAATCTACTACCCAACACTAAgtaccaccacaacaccaccatttTTTCAAAAGGGCACCGCAAAAACGCCCGCATGAGCTATCCCATAAATAGATTGGTGTTTACCTGGTCTAGCAGGTTAATTTGATGGATAAATGGCACAAATCGGCGTAAAATCACACTAGGAATGATTTAGCTCGAATTTACAAAGAAAAAAATGAGAGAATGTTGAGAGCGGGAAAAAGGGAGCTTATGCGTGATTTAATCTCCATCTCGAACTTATCGTCCTGGCCCGATTACAAGCTTCAACTTGCGGGATCTGATCAGCGGTCGGAACCGTGCTGAAACTGTAAACCTATCGGATTTTCATGGTTTGGGTATAATTTAcgagatctgctagagatgctctaagaaggtGGCCATCAAACAAAAACGCAAAAGCTGGGGGTTGTAGTTGGAAAAACTAGATCCAACCTGGACTCGACTGGAGTGAACTGGACTGCAAGCTAGTTCAGTTCACCACTGTAGTGTAGAGTATTCACACTAGTCCGTCCTCTCTTCTCCACCCCGGCAGCGGCTGGTACTGTTCACCCCCCGATCCGGCCACCTCGCCGCCGCAAAtcaggccccgccgccgccgcattccTCCGGCGGCACCAAAAAGCTCGGCTGGGCCACTCGTTTTCACCCATTCATTCCGCTCGCAGCTCCTTTCTTCCTGTCGCGCGCCTTGTTTGACCACTGCCGACCAACCACCCCCATGCCATTCAAATCTCCAgccgccgcggcggccgccgccgccgcagccgaccAGTAGCTCGGCCGGCAGCCACGCACAAAAGCAGCAGCTTCACGGCGAGCAGGCACCCTAACCCTAGCCTCCGCCGTCCCGCGCCATGGTGTCGCGGGGGCTCTTCGGCTGGTCGCCGCCGCACGTGCAGCCGCTCACGCCCGTCTCCGAGACCTCCGAGCCGCCCGAGTCGCCGTCCCCCTACGCCGCCGACTTCGGCTCCGGCGACGGCGCCGCGCCGCCGGGCCCCGACGACGACCCCGGCCTCGACGACGCGGACGACGACGGCCccgagccgccgcccgccgccgtgcCCTTCAAGCGCCTCTTCGCCTGCGCCGACCGCCTCGACTGGGCGCTCATGGCCGCGGGCGCCGTGGCGGCCGCGGCCCACGGGGTCGCGCTCGTCGTCTACCTCCACCTCTTCGGCAAGGCCATCAACACGCTCCACGGGCGCCACAGCCACCAGCTCTTCGACAGCATCAAGCAGGTTCGGCCCTCCTCCGTCGTTTCTCACGCAGCAGATCTCATTCGAGGCTGTGCTGTTCGAGTCCTGGTGTTTTTGTGCTAATATAGTTAGTAATAATAGCTGCCATGATATTTTAGGCAAGTCTTAGTTTTGTACTCCTGCATGCTACTTAGCTTTATGAGTTTATTGCCATCATGCTTATTCGGTTATTCCATTGGGTGGGTTGCTCCTTAGGAAGGGAATTATGGCATTTTGCGCAGAGGGGATACCGACAACAGAATTTAGTTTAGGATGACAGTTTAAGTAGGGTTTACTATTTGAAGCCTGGGTGCTAGCTGCTCAGTAGCGGCCAAGTGCACATGTGCAGCGTAAAAGGGGCACCCAAAATTAGATACTTGTTGCTTTCGCTTACAATTCCATGGTTGGCACCCCAAGTTCGGGATGATTGTCGTGTCAGGCATACCCTTGTTTTTTCTGGTAATACATTTTTATGATTGTCAATCTGACTATGCAGTGTAATCGATCTTATTGCATTATCATGCTGAGCTCATGCCATCTCACATTTGGAATCCCAACTTGCTGTCACGATTGTCTACTTACGTTTACTGGGTAAAATTTAGTTTTTCACTTCCGTTTCTATGCGAAGTTGAATGCGAACTGTTCTTTCACTCATCCACATGGGTGAAGAAAACTGCTTGCACATGGTGAGTCTTCACAAGTTCATCCATGAAAGTCATTTGCACGAGCTTTCGGATATTGGCCTACTGAAATATCACACTTTATAACTTTCTTGCGCTTTTCTGCAGATGTTAGCGCTCAGATATTGATTTTGTAATTTATCACGTTAAAGGAAATACTATTACATATTCGGTGTTATTTTTCCTGAAGGATGTCTGCATAGCATTCACATGTCTTGCTGTTTACATATACTAGCTTTTATCTCTACCGGATTATTTGTCTGTGTTTGACAAattcccttttttttttgttggctCTGCAGCATGCTTTATACTTCCTCTATATAGCTATTGGTGTTTTCTTTGCTGGATGGATAGGTAAGATGAGGCTGTAGCAGCTTATAGAAATAACTAAACAGTACCCTTGTGTTACATATTTGACCAACTCTGCTATAATTACAGAGGTTTCATGCTGGATTTTGACTGGGGAAAGGCAGACAGCAGTGATAAGATCAAAGTATGTCCAAGTTTTGCTAAACCAAGACATGAGTTTCTTTGATACCTATGGAAACAATGGTGATATTGTCAGTCAAGTGCTGAGTGATGTCTTACTCATTCAGTCTGCTCTAAGTGAGAAGGTGAGTTtttattgctcaaccttctcaatTATTGATAATGAATTGCGTGCTTAATTATATATCTGCTATGTAGTCTATTGAACCATCctattgtttatcttgctgttatATGGTCTCTTGAATGTTGTGATGAACCTTTTTAAACTTTGGATAATGAATCACATGCTTAATATCTTTCGTCCATATGGTCCACTGAatcattatgtattatgttatgtgGTCTATGGATCATTTTGTATTTTATCTTGCTGTTGTGTGGTCCATTGAATTGTTTTGTATTGTGTTTTTTTAGGTTGGAAACTACATCCACAACATGGCTACCTTTTTTGGTGGTCTTGTTATTGGTTTGGTGAACTGTTGGCAAATAGCTCTTTTGACATTAGCTACTGGACCCTTCATTGTTGCTGCAGGAGGAATATCAAATATATTTCTCCATAGGCTGGCAGAAAATATTCAGGATGCGTATGGTGAGGCAGCAAGCATTGCAGAACAGGTATATTGAACTTGCTTGTGAACCAATAAGAAAAATAGAACATGTTATGTTGGCATGGGGCACTTTAGTTGCAAAATAAAGCATGCTTGTACATGAAGTCGTATATACACCTGAGCAGTGCTTATTGTGCAGGCAATATTATACATTAGAACTTTGTACTCCTTTACAAACGAGACGCTGGCAAAATATTCTTATGCTACTTCGCTTCAAGCAACTCTGCGCTATGGGATTCTGATAAGCCTGGTGCAAGGTCTTGGTCTCGGATTTACATATGGGCTTGCCATCTGTTCTTGTGCCTTGCAACTTTGGGTTGGGAGATTCCTTATATCTCATGGAAGAGCCAATGGTGGTGAAATTGTGGTTGCCCTATTTGCTATTATTCTGAGTGGACTGTAAGCATGCTAATTTTAGGAGACTTCCTTACATCTCTACTTGTACATTGACAATCATCTTACACAATGCTCTTAAATATTTGCAGTGGACTTAATCAAGCTGCAACAAACTTCtattcctttgagcaaggacgtATAGCTGCATACAGACTCTATGAAATGATAAGTCGTTCAACTTCTACTGTAAACCAGGATGGGCGTACCTTATCTTCAGTACAAGGCAACATTGAGTTCCGTAATGTCTACTTCAGTTATCTCTCCCGCCCAGAAATCCCCATCTTAAGTGGGTTCTACCTTACTGTACCTGCCAGAAAGACTGTTGCTCTAGTTGGTAGAAATGGTTCAGGAAAAAGCAGCATAATACCTCTCATGGAGCGATTCTATGACCCAACCTTAGGTATTATAGTTGCaagctatttttttctttctattaTCTTGTCACCTCAAGTACACTTTTGGTTTATTCGCGGTTATATGTTGCAGGTGAAGTACTTTTGGATGGGGAGAATATAAAGAACTTGAAGCTAGAGTGGTTAAGAAGCCAAATAGGACTTGTGACTCAGGAACCAGCACTGTTGAGCTTGAGCATTCGGGAAAATATTGCATATGGAAGATCTGCTACAACCGACCAGATTGAAGAGGCAGCCAAAACAGCTCATGCACATACTTTCATCAGTTCACTAGAAAAAGGATATGAAACACAGGTACCATACATGCTTTATCTTAGAAGTTACTGTAACTGCATTTTGTTTAATATTTTTACACTTCTGTCATTCCTGTTCAATTCAAATTAAATATATAATAGGTTGGCCGTGCTGGGCTTTCTCTGACGGAGGAACAGAAGATAAAGCTCTCCATTGCTCGTGCTGTGCTCTCAAATCCATCAATTCTTTTGCTGGATGAGGTTACTGGAGCTCTTGATTTTGAGGCAGAGAAAGCTGTTCAGGAAGCACTTGACGTTTTGATGCTTGGGAGGTCTACTATCATCATAGCTAGACGTCTCAGCCTTATCAGGAATGCTGATTATATAGCGGTGATGGAGGAAGGACAACTTGTTGAGATGGGGACACATGAAGAACTGTTAAATCTTGATGGTCTTTATGCTGAACTTCTTAAGTGTGAAGAAGCAGCAAAACTTCCGAAGAGGTCAGTGCGTCATCTTTTACATAACTAGCAATTCTCTTAGTTCCCTGGAAATAGAACTTGTATGTTGCTGCTGAACTTTCCTGATTCTTTTTGGTGAACAATTGTTGTTTTGTTTTGATTAGAGTTCCTATGATGATGCAGAAATATGTTTGAAAATAAATCTGATTATGTGCATATCTTTACTGTTTTAATTGTGGAATCCATGCTTTATTCTTGTCACTTGTCAGTATTTTGTTTCATATCATGCTAGAATGATATTTCATCACTTGAGCCGCTTTATTTGCTTGTAACATCTATCTTTGAGTCCCTGTTTTCCTAGTAAGAACAAATATAGTAATTCATTGCTACAAGTGCTATTTTGTTTTCATATGACAAGGTAATCTGGATGGATGACCTTGAGGTGTAATTTTTTCATTCTTGGTCTTACTCATCTGTACACTTGATTTTGTACAAATATTTTTTCCATGCACACCTGCATGGTGAAACATCTAAGTTGTTAGTTATGTACATATATATTTTGATTAAGCTGTTTGTGTTAAGCATTATGTGCAACTGGCCTCTTAGATTGCGGAGAAATGTTAGTTACTTAGTTTTGAATGCTTATTTCATAAATCACAGATGTTTGGGCTTCTTAAGTTATTGTTGTGACGTAATTACAGTTCTTGTATATACCTTACCAAGTTCTGAATTATTTATTTACTGTTTAGCTGAAAAGATGTAATTCTGTTTCTTATATATATCTACTCTAAGCTGTTCTGTTTATTTTACTCAACTAGCATAAAATGTTTGTTCTTCATGTCTGCAGCAACTGGCATAATATCACTTTTATAGATTTATTTGTAGATCCACGAATTTTGTTTGCTTGTTCGATGTGTTTATTTGTTTTGTCGGTTGACTAAAGCACTTGTACTAAAGCACTTGTTTTCTCCGAAACTGTTTCAGGACACCCATGAGAAACTACAAAGAGCCCAGCACGTTCCAAATTGAAAGGGATTCATCAGCAAGTCATAGTTTCCAGGAGTCATCTTCTCCTATCATGTCAAAATCACCGTCACTTCAGAAAACACATGGTTTTCTTGCATTCAGAAATTCTGATGCTAACCGTTCGCGTGAGTCGCCAAACAttcaaagtccaccttcagagcaaATGGCTGAAATCAGACTACCTATGGTTGCTTCTGAGAGAGCTCCATCAATCAAAAGGCAGGATAGTTTTGAACTAAAATTACCTGACCTTCCCAAAATCGATGTCCCCCTACACAGACAGTCTTCAAATACTTCAGATCCAGAATCGCCAATATCACCATTATTGATTTCTGATCCAAAAAATGAGCGTTCCCACTCGAAAACATTTAGCCGAACTCTTGATATGTTCGATAATTTTCATGCTGATGTATCAAAGAAGCATCAAACAAAAACTCCATCATTTTGGAAGCTTGCAGAACTTAGCCTTACAGAGTATTTTTATGCTCTGTTGGGGAGTGCTGGTGCTGCTTGCTTTGGTTCGTTTAATCCTCTTCTTGCTTATACGATATCTTTAATAGTGGTGGCGTACTACAGAATAGGTGTCCGCGATGTGCATGATGAAGTGAACAAGTACTGCTTATTCATTGTTGGCATGGGTATAATTACTGTGCTGGCCAACTTTTTGCAACACTTCTACTTTGGTATAATGGGAGAGAAAATGACTGAGCGTGTAAGAAGGATGATGTTCTCAGGTACATTCTATACTATGGAGAGCTCCATTCTTGTGTCCATTATGTGTGCAAAACCTCCATTTTTGTAGCATATTCTTGATCTAATATCATACAGTTACATGAAGCACATCTCAAATTCATTAAATAATGCTACAGTTTTCTAACATGATAGCTTAGTGTTAGAATAAAAATCTTCCATTGTACTGCCAACGATTGATTAGTGTCCACCCCTTTACTGCATTCCAGCAATTCTGCGCAATGAAGTCGGATGGTTTGGTGTCCATCATGTGTGCAAAACCTCCATTTTTGTAGCATATTCTTGATCTAAGATCATACAGTTACATGAAGCACATCTCAAATGCATTACATAATGCTACAATTTTCTAACATAATAGCTTAGTGTTAATATAAAAATCTGCCATTGTACTGCCAACGATTGATTAGTGTCCACCCCTTTACTGCATTCCAGCAATTCTCCGCAATGAAGTCGGATGGTTTGATGATGAGGAAAATAGTGCGGACATTTTATCAATGCGACTTGCAAATGATGCAACATTTGTCCGTGCTGCTTTCAGTAACAGGCTTTCTATATTCATCCAAGATACATCAGCTATTTTTGTGGCACTTCTTCTTGGTATGCTGCTAGAATGGCGTGTTGCTCTAGTTGCACTGGCAACTTTGCCTATTCTTGTGATTTCTGCAGTTGCACAGGTTAGCTCTCACCACATTTCATCGTTCTGATTCCTTAAGATTGTGAGATTATTTGTTTGAAGCTCCATCCTGGATGTATGGATATGACTTATACTCTTTTATACTAAATGCCATGTTGTTATGTTACATTGTTAACAATGATTCACTTAGGTATTTCTTGGTAAGGTTCAAACAGTGTCCAACTGGCAACCGCCTATCAATATGTGATAGTGGCCTGATGGTCTCTCTGTGTCTCTAGCAGTGTTCCGAGTAAAGCAACCTTCTATTATATCTCCAATCATACCTGGCTTGGTAAAACAACAACATGCAAAACataaccaaaattttagaacaagaTGCAACTCTGTTGAATCATGAGTGCATTTCTTGGTGTTATAGGCTTCATGGTTTTGTGCTACCTGTAAAATTTTCGAACAAGACGCAACTCTGTTGAATGGTGAGTGCACTTTTTGGTGTTATAGGCTTCATGTTTTTGTGCTACCTGTACAACTTCAGCTCTGTCGAATCATCTAGTTACTAGCAGATGTCCCCCTCATCTTTCATTTGGCAATTGCTATAGTATCAAAACAAAGTTTTGATGGAATGCAAATAGTTTTTT contains:
- the LOC124662202 gene encoding ABC transporter B family member 20-like — translated: MVSRGLFGWSPPHVQPLTPVSETSEPPESPSPYAADFGSGDGAAPPGPDDDPGLDDADDDGPEPPPAAVPFKRLFACADRLDWALMAAGAVAAAAHGVALVVYLHLFGKAINTLHGRHSHQLFDSIKQMLALRY
- the LOC124661524 gene encoding ABC transporter B family member 20-like; protein product: MSFFDTYGNNGDIVSQVLSDVLLIQSALSEKVGNYIHNMATFFGGLVIGLVNCWQIALLTLATGPFIVAAGGISNIFLHRLAENIQDAYGEAASIAEQAILYIRTLYSFTNETLAKYSYATSLQATLRYGILISLVQGLGLGFTYGLAICSCALQLWVGRFLISHGRANGGEIVVALFAIILSGLGLNQAATNFYSFEQGRIAAYRLYEMISRSTSTVNQDGRTLSSVQGNIEFRNVYFSYLSRPEIPILSGFYLTVPARKTVALVGRNGSGKSSIIPLMERFYDPTLGEVLLDGENIKNLKLEWLRSQIGLVTQEPALLSLSIRENIAYGRSATTDQIEEAAKTAHAHTFISSLEKGYETQVGRAGLSLTEEQKIKLSIARAVLSNPSILLLDEVTGALDFEAEKAVQEALDVLMLGRSTIIIARRLSLIRNADYIAVMEEGQLVEMGTHEELLNLDGLYAELLKCEEAAKLPKRTPMRNYKEPSTFQIERDSSASHSFQESSSPIMSKSPSLQKTHGFLAFRNSDANRSRESPNIQSPPSEQMAEIRLPMVASERAPSIKRQDSFELKLPDLPKIDVPLHRQSSNTSDPESPISPLLISDPKNERSHSKTFSRTLDMFDNFHADVSKKHQTKTPSFWKLAELSLTEYFYALLGSAGAACFGSFNPLLAYTISLIVVAYYRIGVRDVHDEVNKYCLFIVGMGIITVLANFLQHFYFGIMGEKMTERVRRMMFSAILRNEVGWFDDEENSADILSMRLANDATFVRAAFSNRLSIFIQDTSAIFVALLLGMLLEWRVALVALATLPILVISAVAQKMWLSGFSRGIQEMHRKASLVLEDAVRNIYTVVAFCAGNKIMELYRLQLGSILTKSFVHGMGIGFAFGFSQFLLFACNALLLWYTAVAVQDGHLTLVTALKEYIVFSFATFALVEPFGLAPYILKRRKSLTSVFEIIDRVPKIDPDDASGLKPPNVYGSIEFRSVDFCYPTRPEMMVLSNFSLKVNGGQTIAVVGVSGSGKSTIISLIERFYDPTAGQVLLDGRDLKLFNVRWLRSHMGLVPQDPVIFSTTIRENIIYARHNATESEMKEAARIANAHHFISSLPHGYDTHVGMRGVDLTPGQKQRIAIARVVLKNAPIVLLDEASSAIESESSRVVQEALDTLIMGNKTTILIAHRAAMMKHVDNIVVLNGGKIVEQGTHDSLVQMNGLYIKLMQPHFTKGFRQRRLI